Proteins from one Coffea arabica cultivar ET-39 chromosome 8c, Coffea Arabica ET-39 HiFi, whole genome shotgun sequence genomic window:
- the LOC113722452 gene encoding ubiquitin carboxyl-terminal hydrolase 9-like isoform X5: MYKKITLCVIKIIHSKKYIRPTEIVAPAAVCALLRWVGTVYVLDRLRSLKWKEGRSKNRGNGWWLQLFEGMDRYVALRPGERVLLSWIMTIPDSGYMMENGSIELPCTPEEEKRIVLELSRRAESNLREGNVYYVVSTRWYMGWQKYTGQPVGVFTFNEPPTEAPTSSAADRPGPIDNSDLVLNGSDGADPQLLRTVEEGRDYVLVPKDVWERLYAWYKGGPVLARKMISAGDSKQFHVEVFPLCLTLVDARDNSQSVVRLSKKASLHELYKTVCRLKGVESEKARIWDYFNKQKQTVLVVSNQTLEESSLQMDQHILLEVQIDGFWPSGFGMDSTGNDLALVPVEPLRSSVTIAGGPTLSNGYSSSYSSNIYGVINLSSTNGDMEDGYESSRSMTRVDRGGLAGLQNLGNTCFMNSAIQCLVHTPPIFEYFLEDYSSEINRQNPLGMHGELALAFGELLRKLWSSGRTPVAPRAFKTKLARFAPQFSGYNQHDSQELLAFLLDGLHEDLNRVKQKPYIETKDSDGRPDEEVADEYWRYHKARNDSIIVDVFQGQYKSTLVCPVCNKISITFDPFMYLSLPLPSTATRTMTVTVFYGDGSGLPMPYTVTVLKHGCCKDLIQALGAACCLRTDEYLLLAEVYEHRIYRYLENPSEVLGTIKDDEHIVAFRLPKNGAELTRLEIAHRIGENDNLRASERKLFLTPLITFLEDPQSGADIDLAVHRMLSPLRKKGYSSSISIRNGRESTNGCSTQLGPGTQSAENCESEEMSINSLSFHLCIMEDSGLSRRRISKETVIKFGRVVKVMLDWTEREFDLYDASYLKDLPEVHKTGLTMKKTKQEAISLFSCLDAFLKEEPLGPDDMWYCPRCKEHRQASKKLDLWRLPDILVFHLKRFSYSRWLKNKLDTFVNFPTCNLDLSNYVKSNEASEGSHVYELYAISNHYGGLGGGHYSAYCKLIDDNRWYHFDDAHVSPVSEDEIKTSAAYVLFYRRVRGKPNGAVGEPSHGYRAF; the protein is encoded by the exons ATGTATAAAAAAATTACACTGTGTGTAATTAAAATTATACACAGTAAAAAATACATACGACCGACAGAAATAGTTGCACCTGCAGCAGTTTGTGCCCTTCTCCGTTGGGTTGGGACTGTGTATGTGTTGGACAGACTGCGTTCATTAAA gtggaaggaaggaaggagTAAGAATAGGGGAAATGGTTGGTGGCTCCAACTTTTTGAGGGCATGGATAGATACGTCGCTTTGAG GCCGGGGGAACGGGTTCTTCTGAGTTGGATCATGACGATTCCGGATTCTGGGTATATGATGGAGAACGGATCCATTGAATTGCCGTGCACCCCTGAAGAGGAAAAGAGGATTGTTCTCGAATTATCCCGACGAGCTGAATCCAATCTCCGTGAAGGCAATGTTTATTACGTTGTCTCCACTAG GTGGTACATGGGCTGGCAAAAGTACACCGGGCAACCTGTTGGAGTTTTTACTTTTAATGAACCTCCTACTGAAGCTCCAACCTCCAGTGCCGCAGACAGGCCTGGACCAATAGATAATAGTGATTTAGTGTTAAATGGCAGTGACGGTGCTGACCCTCAGCTTCTTCGAACGGTGGAAGAAGGACGTGACTATGTATTAGTTCCAAAAGATGTGTGGGAAAGGCTTTATGCATG GTACAAAGGGGGACCAGTACTAGCCAGGAAGATGATTTCCGCTGGAGATAGTAAGCAGTTCCATGTGGAGGTTTTTCCTCTCTGTCTTACCTTGGTTGACGCTAGAGACAATAGTCAATCTGTTGTAAGGTTAAGTAAAAAG GCTTCTTTGCATGAACTTTATAAGACAGTATGCCGCCTTAAAGGAGTAGAGTCAGAAAAG GCACGAATCTGGGACTATTTTAATAAACAGAAGCAGACAGTTTTGGTTGTTTCAAACCAAACCTTGGAGGAATCTAGCTTGCAGATGGATCAACAT ATTCTGCTTGAGGTGCAGATTGATGGATTTTGGCCTTCAGGATTTGGCATGGATTCAACAGGAAATGACTTGGCTCTGGTTCCAGTTGAACCATTAAGGTCATCTGTTACAATTGCAGGAGGTCCAACTTTATCTAATGGTTATTCCAGTAGTTATAGCTCCAATATATACGGAGTGATTAATTTGAGCTCCACGAATGGGGATATGGAGGATGGATATGAGAGTTCAAGATCTATGACCAGAGTGGATAGAGGTGGATTGGCAGGATTGCAAAATTTAGGGAATACATGCTTTATGAACAGTGCTATTCAATGTTTGGTTCATACACCACCCATTTTTGAGTACTTCTTGGAAGACTACAGCAGCGAGATCAACAGACAAAATCCTTTAGGAATGCAT GGTGAGCTTGCACTTGCTTTTGGTGAACTCTTGAGGAAACTATGGTCATCTGGGCGGACACCAGTTGCACCCCGAGCTTTCAAGACAAAACTTGCTCGTTTTGCTCCGCAGTTTAGTGGTTATAACCAGCATGATTCACAG GAACTCCTGGCCTTTCTCCTTGATGGGCTGCATGAAGATTTGAATCGTGTAAAGCAAAAGCCATACATTGAGACGAAGGATTCTGATGGTCGCCCAGATGAGGAGGTAGCCGATGAATATTGGAGATATCACAAGGCTAGAAATGACTCCATCATAGTTGATGTTTTCCAG GGTCAATATAAGTCAACATTGGTTTGCCCGGTTTGCAACAAGATATCAATAACATTTGACCCCTTCATGTACTTGTCATTGCCTCTTCCTTCAACAGCTACAAGAACAATGACAGTTACAGTTTTTTATGGCGATGGGAGTGGCCTTCCAATGCCCTATACAGTCACTGTGTTAAAACATGGCTGCTGTAAAGATCTGATTCAAGCTTTAGGTGCAGCTTGCTGCTTAAGGACTGATGAATATCTGTTGCTTGCAGAG GTCTATGAGCATCGAATATATAGATACTTGGAAAATCCTTCTGAAGTGCTGGGTACAATTAAGGACGATGAACATATTGTTGCATTCAGACTCCCCAAGAATGGTGCTGAATTAACAAGGCTGGAGATAGCTCACCGAATCGGAGAGAA CGATAATCTGAGGGCTAGTGAGAGGAAGCTTTTCTTGACACCACTTATTACTTTCTTGGAAGACCCTCAGTCTGGAGCAGATATTGATCTCGCTGTACACCGAATGCTGTCTCCTCTACGAAAGAAAGGATATTCATCATCTATTTCAATTCGTAATGGCAGGGAATCAACCAATGGCTGCAGTACCCAGTTAGGACCCGGGACACAGTCTGCAGAGAACTGTGAATCAGAAGAAATGTCTATCAATTCTTTGTCATTTCATCTTTGTATAATGGAGGACAGTGGTTTAAGTCGCAGACGTATTTCAAAGGAGACTGTAATCAAATTTGGTCGAGTTGTAAAAGTTATGCTCGATTGGACAGAGAGAGAGTTTGATTTGTATGATGCCAGCTACCTCAAAGACCTGCCTGAGGTTCACAAGACTGGACTTACTATGAAAAAGACAAAACAGGAAGCTATTTCTTTGTTTTCGTGCCTTGATGCCTTCTTAAAAGAGGAACCTTTGGGGCCTGACGATATGTG GTATTGTCCACGCTGCAAGGAGCATAGACAAGCCAGTAAGAAGTTGGATTTGTGGAGGTTGCCCGATATATTGgtttttcatttaaaaaggTTTTCATACAGCAGGTGGCTGAAGAACAAACTTGACACCTTTGTGAATTTTCCCACCTGCAATCTTGATTTGAGCAATTATGTAAAAAGCAATGAAGCATCTGAAGGATCTCATGTCTACGAGCTATATGCCATTAGTAACCATTACGGTGGCCTAGGTGGGGGGCATTATTCTGCATACTGCAAG TTAATAGATGACAACAGATGGTATCATTTTGATGATGCTCATGTTTCACCAGTCAGTGAAGATGAGATCAAGACGTCAGCTGCTTATGTGTTGTTCTACCGAAGAGTAAGAGGTAAACCAAATGGAGCAGTGGGTGAACCATCGCATGGTTATAGAGCTTTTTGA
- the LOC113722452 gene encoding ubiquitin carboxyl-terminal hydrolase 9-like isoform X3 encodes MYKKITLCVIKIIHSKKYIRPTEIVAPAAVCALLRWVGTVYVLDRLRSLKWKEGRSKNRGNGWWLQLFEGMDRYVALRPGERVLLSWIMTIPDSGYMMENGSIELPCTPEEEKRIVLELSRRAESNLREGNVYYVVSTRWYMGWQKYTGQPVGVFTFNEPPTEAPTSSAADRPGPIDNSDLVLNGSDGADPQLLRTVEEGRDYVLVPKDVWERLYAWYKGGPVLARKMISAGDSKQFHVEVFPLCLTLVDARDNSQSVVRLSKKASLHELYKTVCRLKGVESEKARIWDYFNKQKQTVLVVSNQTLEESSLQMDQHILLEVQIDGFWPSGFGMDSTGNDLALVPVEPLRSSVTIAGGPTLSNGYSSSYSSNIYGVINLSSTNGDMEDGYESSRSMTRVDRGGLAGLQNLGNTCFMNSAIQCLVHTPPIFEYFLEDYSSEINRQNPLGMHGELALAFGELLRKLWSSGRTPVAPRAFKTKLARFAPQFSGYNQHDSQELLAFLLDGLHEDLNRVKQKPYIETKDSDGRPDEEVADEYWRYHKARNDSIIVDVFQGQYKSTLVCPVCNKISITFDPFMYLSLPLPSTATRTMTVTVFYGDGSGLPMPYTVTVLKHGCCKDLIQALGAACCLRTDEYLLLAEVYEHRIYRYLENPSEVLGTIKDDEHIVAFRLPKNGAELTRLEIAHRIGENLHFSSDNLRASERKLFLTPLITFLEDPQSGADIDLAVHRMLSPLRKKGYSSSISIRNGRESTNGCSTQLGPGTQSAENCESEEMSINSLSFHLCIMEDSGLSRRRISKETVIKFGRVVKVMLDWTEREFDLYDASYLKDLPEVHKTGLTMKKTKQEAISLFSCLDAFLKEEPLGPDDMWYCPRCKEHRQASKKLDLWRLPDILVFHLKRFSYSRWLKNKLDTFVNFPTCNLDLSNYVKSNEASEGSHVYELYAISNHYGGLGGGHYSAYCKLIDDNRWYHFDDAHVSPVSEDEIKTSAAYVLFYRRVRGKPNGAVGEPSHGYRAF; translated from the exons ATGTATAAAAAAATTACACTGTGTGTAATTAAAATTATACACAGTAAAAAATACATACGACCGACAGAAATAGTTGCACCTGCAGCAGTTTGTGCCCTTCTCCGTTGGGTTGGGACTGTGTATGTGTTGGACAGACTGCGTTCATTAAA gtggaaggaaggaaggagTAAGAATAGGGGAAATGGTTGGTGGCTCCAACTTTTTGAGGGCATGGATAGATACGTCGCTTTGAG GCCGGGGGAACGGGTTCTTCTGAGTTGGATCATGACGATTCCGGATTCTGGGTATATGATGGAGAACGGATCCATTGAATTGCCGTGCACCCCTGAAGAGGAAAAGAGGATTGTTCTCGAATTATCCCGACGAGCTGAATCCAATCTCCGTGAAGGCAATGTTTATTACGTTGTCTCCACTAG GTGGTACATGGGCTGGCAAAAGTACACCGGGCAACCTGTTGGAGTTTTTACTTTTAATGAACCTCCTACTGAAGCTCCAACCTCCAGTGCCGCAGACAGGCCTGGACCAATAGATAATAGTGATTTAGTGTTAAATGGCAGTGACGGTGCTGACCCTCAGCTTCTTCGAACGGTGGAAGAAGGACGTGACTATGTATTAGTTCCAAAAGATGTGTGGGAAAGGCTTTATGCATG GTACAAAGGGGGACCAGTACTAGCCAGGAAGATGATTTCCGCTGGAGATAGTAAGCAGTTCCATGTGGAGGTTTTTCCTCTCTGTCTTACCTTGGTTGACGCTAGAGACAATAGTCAATCTGTTGTAAGGTTAAGTAAAAAG GCTTCTTTGCATGAACTTTATAAGACAGTATGCCGCCTTAAAGGAGTAGAGTCAGAAAAG GCACGAATCTGGGACTATTTTAATAAACAGAAGCAGACAGTTTTGGTTGTTTCAAACCAAACCTTGGAGGAATCTAGCTTGCAGATGGATCAACAT ATTCTGCTTGAGGTGCAGATTGATGGATTTTGGCCTTCAGGATTTGGCATGGATTCAACAGGAAATGACTTGGCTCTGGTTCCAGTTGAACCATTAAGGTCATCTGTTACAATTGCAGGAGGTCCAACTTTATCTAATGGTTATTCCAGTAGTTATAGCTCCAATATATACGGAGTGATTAATTTGAGCTCCACGAATGGGGATATGGAGGATGGATATGAGAGTTCAAGATCTATGACCAGAGTGGATAGAGGTGGATTGGCAGGATTGCAAAATTTAGGGAATACATGCTTTATGAACAGTGCTATTCAATGTTTGGTTCATACACCACCCATTTTTGAGTACTTCTTGGAAGACTACAGCAGCGAGATCAACAGACAAAATCCTTTAGGAATGCAT GGTGAGCTTGCACTTGCTTTTGGTGAACTCTTGAGGAAACTATGGTCATCTGGGCGGACACCAGTTGCACCCCGAGCTTTCAAGACAAAACTTGCTCGTTTTGCTCCGCAGTTTAGTGGTTATAACCAGCATGATTCACAG GAACTCCTGGCCTTTCTCCTTGATGGGCTGCATGAAGATTTGAATCGTGTAAAGCAAAAGCCATACATTGAGACGAAGGATTCTGATGGTCGCCCAGATGAGGAGGTAGCCGATGAATATTGGAGATATCACAAGGCTAGAAATGACTCCATCATAGTTGATGTTTTCCAG GGTCAATATAAGTCAACATTGGTTTGCCCGGTTTGCAACAAGATATCAATAACATTTGACCCCTTCATGTACTTGTCATTGCCTCTTCCTTCAACAGCTACAAGAACAATGACAGTTACAGTTTTTTATGGCGATGGGAGTGGCCTTCCAATGCCCTATACAGTCACTGTGTTAAAACATGGCTGCTGTAAAGATCTGATTCAAGCTTTAGGTGCAGCTTGCTGCTTAAGGACTGATGAATATCTGTTGCTTGCAGAG GTCTATGAGCATCGAATATATAGATACTTGGAAAATCCTTCTGAAGTGCTGGGTACAATTAAGGACGATGAACATATTGTTGCATTCAGACTCCCCAAGAATGGTGCTGAATTAACAAGGCTGGAGATAGCTCACCGAATCGGAGAGAA TTTGCATTTTTCCAGCGATAATCTGAGGGCTAGTGAGAGGAAGCTTTTCTTGACACCACTTATTACTTTCTTGGAAGACCCTCAGTCTGGAGCAGATATTGATCTCGCTGTACACCGAATGCTGTCTCCTCTACGAAAGAAAGGATATTCATCATCTATTTCAATTCGTAATGGCAGGGAATCAACCAATGGCTGCAGTACCCAGTTAGGACCCGGGACACAGTCTGCAGAGAACTGTGAATCAGAAGAAATGTCTATCAATTCTTTGTCATTTCATCTTTGTATAATGGAGGACAGTGGTTTAAGTCGCAGACGTATTTCAAAGGAGACTGTAATCAAATTTGGTCGAGTTGTAAAAGTTATGCTCGATTGGACAGAGAGAGAGTTTGATTTGTATGATGCCAGCTACCTCAAAGACCTGCCTGAGGTTCACAAGACTGGACTTACTATGAAAAAGACAAAACAGGAAGCTATTTCTTTGTTTTCGTGCCTTGATGCCTTCTTAAAAGAGGAACCTTTGGGGCCTGACGATATGTG GTATTGTCCACGCTGCAAGGAGCATAGACAAGCCAGTAAGAAGTTGGATTTGTGGAGGTTGCCCGATATATTGgtttttcatttaaaaaggTTTTCATACAGCAGGTGGCTGAAGAACAAACTTGACACCTTTGTGAATTTTCCCACCTGCAATCTTGATTTGAGCAATTATGTAAAAAGCAATGAAGCATCTGAAGGATCTCATGTCTACGAGCTATATGCCATTAGTAACCATTACGGTGGCCTAGGTGGGGGGCATTATTCTGCATACTGCAAG TTAATAGATGACAACAGATGGTATCATTTTGATGATGCTCATGTTTCACCAGTCAGTGAAGATGAGATCAAGACGTCAGCTGCTTATGTGTTGTTCTACCGAAGAGTAAGAGGTAAACCAAATGGAGCAGTGGGTGAACCATCGCATGGTTATAGAGCTTTTTGA